A region of Paenibacillus sp. 37 DNA encodes the following proteins:
- a CDS encoding response regulator transcription factor — MSKKILIADDNSEIREIVRILLESENYEVIEAIDGQDAIDKVNEETDLIILDMMMPNKSGLKACLEIREKTSAPILFLTAKTQDSDKQLAFSSGSDDFLSKPFSYTELVSRVKALLRRYYIYRGKEKTEEKDQIIVKDLTVHQDSKAVFVGEKEIALTEIEYQILLLLAKKRRKVFSAENIYESVWGQPYFYTCNNTVMVHIRNLRGKLEDDPQNPKYVKTVWGKGYKIE; from the coding sequence ATGAGCAAGAAAATTCTAATTGCTGATGATAACAGTGAAATTCGTGAAATTGTAAGGATTTTGTTAGAGAGCGAGAATTATGAAGTGATTGAAGCGATAGATGGTCAAGATGCGATTGATAAAGTGAACGAAGAGACGGATCTCATTATTTTGGATATGATGATGCCCAATAAATCGGGGCTGAAGGCGTGTCTGGAGATTCGTGAAAAAACAAGCGCACCGATCCTGTTTCTCACAGCGAAAACGCAGGACTCTGACAAACAATTGGCCTTTTCCTCAGGCAGTGATGACTTTTTGTCCAAACCCTTTTCCTATACAGAACTCGTTTCGCGGGTGAAGGCTTTACTGCGGAGATATTATATATATCGGGGCAAGGAGAAGACCGAAGAAAAGGACCAAATTATCGTTAAGGATCTTACCGTCCATCAGGATTCAAAAGCCGTGTTTGTTGGGGAGAAGGAGATTGCTCTAACTGAAATTGAATACCAGATCTTGCTCCTACTGGCCAAGAAACGACGTAAGGTGTTTTCGGCAGAAAACATCTATGAGAGTGTTTGGGGGCAACCCTACTTTTATACGTGTAATAACACAGTGATGGTTCATATTCGTAACTTGAGAGGCAAACTGGAGGATGACCCGCAGAACCCTAAATATGTGAAGACCGTTTGGGGGAAGGGGTACAAAATTGAATAG
- a CDS encoding carboxylesterase/lipase family protein produces MLRMVTVEHGQVQGLPAADPRITSFKGIPFAAPPVGENRWRAPQPQSSWEGVLQAFDFAPISMQAPTVIDDNNIYTREWAVDPDLPMDEDCLYLNVWTPAKRTDEKLPVFVWYFGGGLQVGHTAEMEFDGERIARRGIVVVTINYRLNAFGFLCHPEISAESPHAPANFGHLDQQAGTQWVKRNIAAFGGNPDQITIGGQSAGGGSVLSQMTSPQNKGLFQRAVIMSGMATELYPKVRVPSVRSTLRDAEQAGVAFFDFLGVSSLTEARQLDAEFLRDKALEYKSFWGTVIDEQFCAGDSFTRFVQQEREAIPVMLGHTSSEFWTRPAAANLEELKQMAVELFGEDAPTFLQLCETNSGQFEHALQQASVRMIQHAILLAIRANSGHPSETPLYYYNFDAEIPGWDQPGTFHSVDLWFFFETLAKCWRPFTGKHYDLARQMCNYLSNFIATGDPNGSDSTGKLMPHWTPCTTEQPYLMEFGDQAQLQKAEPGPMLAFLIEQYFKKQNEPVV; encoded by the coding sequence ATGCTTAGAATGGTTACGGTAGAACATGGACAAGTGCAAGGACTGCCCGCGGCGGACCCGCGGATTACCAGCTTCAAGGGAATTCCTTTTGCCGCACCTCCTGTAGGTGAGAACCGCTGGCGCGCTCCGCAGCCGCAGTCGAGCTGGGAAGGTGTACTGCAAGCTTTTGATTTTGCCCCCATCTCCATGCAAGCCCCAACAGTCATCGATGACAACAATATTTATACCCGCGAATGGGCCGTTGATCCCGACCTGCCCATGGATGAGGATTGTCTGTATCTGAATGTCTGGACACCAGCCAAACGCACGGACGAGAAGCTGCCTGTTTTTGTCTGGTACTTTGGCGGGGGCCTCCAAGTGGGCCATACGGCCGAAATGGAATTTGACGGTGAGCGAATCGCTCGTAGAGGCATTGTCGTCGTGACGATTAATTATCGGCTGAATGCCTTCGGCTTCCTGTGTCATCCTGAGATTAGTGCCGAATCCCCCCATGCACCCGCCAACTTCGGTCATCTCGATCAGCAAGCGGGCACACAGTGGGTCAAACGCAACATTGCCGCCTTTGGCGGTAATCCAGACCAGATCACGATCGGTGGACAGTCGGCAGGCGGGGGAAGTGTACTCAGCCAGATGACCTCTCCGCAAAATAAGGGCTTGTTCCAGCGAGCCGTCATCATGAGCGGTATGGCTACGGAGTTGTACCCGAAAGTCCGTGTGCCTTCTGTCCGTTCCACACTGCGGGATGCAGAGCAAGCCGGGGTTGCATTTTTCGACTTCCTGGGCGTATCTTCCCTGACTGAGGCGAGACAACTGGATGCTGAATTTCTCCGTGACAAAGCACTCGAATATAAAAGCTTCTGGGGAACCGTCATCGACGAACAATTCTGCGCAGGCGATTCGTTTACTCGTTTTGTTCAGCAGGAGCGCGAGGCGATACCCGTAATGCTGGGGCATACGTCTTCAGAATTCTGGACCCGTCCCGCCGCAGCCAATCTGGAAGAACTGAAACAGATGGCTGTGGAGCTGTTTGGCGAGGATGCTCCTACCTTTTTGCAGCTATGTGAGACTAATTCCGGCCAATTCGAGCATGCCCTGCAACAGGCATCGGTCCGCATGATCCAACATGCCATTCTGCTCGCCATTCGCGCGAACAGTGGTCATCCGTCTGAAACGCCTCTCTACTATTATAACTTCGACGCCGAGATTCCGGGCTGGGATCAGCCAGGCACTTTTCACTCCGTCGATCTGTGGTTCTTCTTCGAAACACTCGCCAAATGCTGGCGGCCTTTCACAGGCAAGCATTATGATCTGGCTCGCCAGATGTGTAATTATTTATCCAACTTTATTGCTACAGGTGATCCAAACGGCTCGGACTCCACCGGAAAGCTGATGCCTCATTGGACTCCTTGTACTACGGAACAGCCGTATCTCATGGAATTTGGCGATCAGGCTCAATTACAGAAGGCTGAGCCCGGACCGATGCTCGCGTTTTTAATTGAACAATATTTCAAGAAACAGAATGAACCTGTTGTTTAA
- a CDS encoding sensor histidine kinase, translating into MNRLFIGKKLKIKLVLAVVISLVISISALVILQVVGETLLDSYLSKSTFVENRQQDALDRFEAFVDNQNVSTRDHEELSAWISHERYLNLYIFAKDKLIFSSNTGIDPAINEELLTQFVPSKIPITTIHFADQDAQIYLVSFYEYQYYNLILIIGVFIAAIVFLVSFLLMINKKTSYIGVLEQEIKILEGGNLDYSITISGKDELSSLAQSIDEMRKSFVERLDSEERVRMANRELITAISHDLRTPLTILLGYMDIIELNKYKTHEDLLQYIHNSREKAYQIKVLSDKLFEYFTVSSAAEEEEVEFEMYEGRALIDQLIDEQLVVLDDIDVQVQTDAHHEEFLLEINLVAMRRVMDNIFSNIRKYADPVHPVHIQISLKQQWVILEVENKIKRVGKKNDSNEIGLVSCQKMIQQHNGTLTVSQEKDIFSLQIKLPVILNKPTQTHI; encoded by the coding sequence TTGAATAGATTATTCATAGGAAAAAAGCTGAAGATTAAACTGGTTCTGGCGGTTGTCATTTCTTTGGTCATTTCCATAAGTGCACTCGTTATTTTACAAGTTGTTGGCGAGACTCTATTGGATAGTTATTTAAGCAAATCCACTTTTGTAGAGAACAGGCAGCAAGATGCGCTTGATCGATTCGAAGCATTTGTGGATAACCAGAACGTGTCAACCCGTGATCATGAGGAATTGTCTGCTTGGATAAGTCATGAGCGCTACTTAAATCTGTATATTTTTGCAAAAGACAAATTGATATTTTCCTCCAATACGGGGATTGATCCGGCCATTAATGAAGAGTTGTTAACTCAATTCGTGCCATCGAAAATACCCATTACCACCATCCACTTTGCGGATCAGGATGCCCAGATATACTTGGTTAGCTTTTATGAGTATCAATACTACAACCTCATTCTGATTATTGGTGTTTTCATAGCGGCCATTGTGTTCCTCGTTTCCTTTCTACTGATGATTAATAAGAAAACATCTTATATTGGCGTGCTTGAACAAGAGATCAAAATACTCGAAGGTGGAAATTTGGATTATTCGATTACGATATCGGGAAAGGATGAACTGTCATCTCTGGCCCAAAGTATTGATGAGATGAGGAAATCATTTGTGGAGCGGCTGGACAGCGAGGAGAGGGTCAGGATGGCCAACCGTGAATTGATCACGGCGATTTCCCATGATTTGCGAACGCCACTCACGATTCTATTAGGATATATGGATATCATAGAGCTCAACAAATATAAGACACATGAGGATCTGTTGCAGTATATTCATAATAGCCGGGAGAAGGCCTATCAGATCAAAGTGCTGTCGGACAAACTATTCGAATATTTTACGGTATCCTCGGCCGCTGAAGAAGAGGAAGTAGAGTTTGAAATGTATGAAGGCAGAGCACTTATCGATCAACTCATAGATGAGCAATTAGTGGTTTTGGACGATATAGATGTGCAGGTTCAGACAGATGCACATCATGAGGAGTTTTTGTTGGAAATCAATCTGGTCGCCATGCGTCGCGTAATGGATAACATATTTTCAAATATTCGAAAATACGCCGATCCAGTGCATCCTGTTCATATCCAGATTTCTTTGAAGCAACAATGGGTCATTCTTGAGGTAGAGAATAAGATTAAACGTGTTGGCAAAAAGAATGATAGCAACGAAATCGGGCTCGTTAGTTGTCAGAAAATGATTCAGCAGCACAACGGGACGTTGACGGTTTCGCAGGAAAAGGATATCTTTTCACTACAGATTAAGCTACCTGTCATCCTCAATAAACCAACACAGACTCATATATAA